One genomic window of Cupriavidus oxalaticus includes the following:
- a CDS encoding HlyD family secretion protein yields the protein MSSNTLTERTGTEPVPQSKSRTSPKRLLVAGALVVAGLAAIGYGHHWWTSGRYLQSTDDAYVGGDVTVIGAKVGGYIAEVAVTDNQSVHAGDVLVRIDDRDYRAALARAEGAVAAQKALLANLDATARLQEAVIAQARAGITAANADTVRAHDDQVRYASLVAKAAVSIQSSQKADSDYKQAQANGDKARAALLAAQRQLEVIGTQKQQAEAALAQASAERDIARLNLSYTELRAPVDGTVGNRRARVGAFAGAGSQLLSIVPANGLWVDANFKEGQLAHMRPGMPVEVEADILPGRVFHGRVASLAPATGAQFSVLPAENATGNFTKIVQRVPVRIRLDDQDARLGVLRPGLSVIAQVDTNPANPATQTTPRVQ from the coding sequence ATGAGTAGCAATACGCTGACCGAACGGACAGGTACCGAACCCGTTCCCCAGTCGAAATCCAGGACCAGTCCCAAACGGCTGCTGGTGGCCGGCGCGCTGGTTGTCGCGGGCCTGGCGGCCATCGGCTATGGCCACCACTGGTGGACGTCGGGCCGTTACCTGCAAAGCACCGACGATGCCTACGTCGGCGGCGATGTCACGGTGATCGGTGCCAAGGTCGGCGGCTACATCGCCGAAGTCGCGGTGACCGACAACCAGTCGGTCCACGCCGGCGACGTGCTGGTGCGCATCGACGACCGCGACTATCGCGCGGCGCTGGCCAGGGCCGAAGGCGCCGTGGCAGCACAGAAGGCGCTGCTGGCTAACCTGGATGCCACCGCGCGGCTGCAGGAGGCGGTGATCGCGCAGGCCAGGGCGGGCATCACGGCGGCCAATGCCGACACGGTGCGGGCGCACGACGACCAGGTCCGCTACGCCAGCCTGGTGGCCAAGGCAGCCGTCTCGATCCAGAGCTCGCAGAAAGCCGACTCCGACTACAAGCAGGCGCAGGCCAATGGCGACAAGGCGCGCGCTGCGCTGCTGGCGGCCCAGCGCCAGCTTGAGGTCATCGGCACGCAGAAGCAGCAGGCCGAGGCCGCGCTGGCGCAGGCGAGCGCCGAGCGCGATATCGCCAGGCTCAATCTCAGCTATACGGAGCTGCGCGCCCCGGTGGACGGCACCGTCGGCAACCGCCGCGCACGTGTCGGTGCCTTTGCCGGTGCGGGCAGCCAGCTGCTTTCCATCGTTCCGGCCAACGGGCTGTGGGTGGACGCGAACTTCAAGGAAGGGCAGCTGGCCCATATGCGCCCTGGCATGCCGGTCGAAGTGGAGGCCGATATCCTGCCCGGACGCGTCTTCCATGGCCGGGTCGCGAGCCTGGCGCCCGCCACCGGAGCGCAGTTCAGCGTGCTGCCGGCGGAGAACGCTACGGGCAACTTCACCAAGATCGTCCAGCGCGTACCGGTGCGGATCCGCCTCGACGACCAGGACGCCCGGCTGGGGGTCTTGCGCCCGGGCCTGTCGGTCATCGCGCAGGTCGATACCAATCCCGCCAATCCCGCCACGCAGACCACCCCGCGGGTGCAGTGA
- a CDS encoding thiolase family protein: MHARDVVLCQPVRTAIGAYNGSLKSIAATELGAAAIRASVERAGIDPGEVGSVVFGNVIQAGNRMNPARQAAIGAGLPVSVPAMTVNRVCGSGAQAIATAADEVRLGYVDIAVAGGMENMDRAPYLMTSGRWGQRMGDAVLRDSMLYDGLHDAFSGEHSGWHTEDLAARYELSREAQDRWAERSQRNFARAQANGRFAGQIAGVAVKGKGGTTSFEVDEANRPDTTLEALGRLKPAFRPDGTITAGNAPGLNSGAAAMIVAERSLAEARGLEPLGRLVAYGVGAVEPGMFGLGPVPAVRQALQRAGWALGDIERIEINEAFAAVPLAVAAELGLPHDIINVDGGAIAHGHPIGATGAVLTTRLLHAMRADGIRRGIVTLCIGGGQGIALALEALA, encoded by the coding sequence ATGCATGCAAGAGATGTCGTGCTGTGTCAGCCGGTGCGGACCGCCATTGGCGCCTACAACGGCTCATTGAAGTCCATTGCGGCAACCGAACTCGGCGCCGCGGCGATCCGGGCCAGCGTGGAACGCGCGGGTATCGATCCGGGCGAGGTCGGCAGCGTGGTGTTCGGCAATGTGATCCAGGCCGGCAACCGGATGAATCCGGCACGGCAGGCCGCCATCGGCGCGGGGCTGCCGGTGTCGGTTCCGGCGATGACCGTGAACCGCGTCTGCGGCTCGGGCGCGCAGGCGATCGCCACGGCCGCCGACGAGGTGCGCCTCGGCTATGTCGACATCGCCGTCGCCGGCGGCATGGAGAACATGGACCGCGCGCCTTACCTGATGACGTCCGGCCGCTGGGGCCAGCGCATGGGCGATGCCGTGCTGCGTGACAGCATGCTGTACGACGGACTGCACGACGCCTTCTCGGGCGAGCATTCCGGATGGCATACCGAGGACCTTGCCGCCCGCTATGAGCTCAGCCGCGAGGCGCAGGATCGCTGGGCCGAACGTTCGCAGCGCAATTTCGCGCGGGCACAGGCGAACGGCCGGTTCGCCGGCCAGATCGCCGGCGTGGCGGTCAAGGGCAAGGGCGGTACGACGTCTTTCGAGGTGGATGAAGCCAACCGGCCCGATACCACGCTGGAGGCGCTCGGCCGGCTCAAGCCGGCGTTCCGCCCCGACGGCACCATCACCGCCGGCAATGCTCCCGGGCTCAACAGCGGCGCCGCGGCCATGATCGTGGCGGAGCGTTCGCTGGCCGAAGCCCGCGGGCTGGAGCCGCTTGGCCGGCTGGTGGCCTACGGGGTCGGCGCCGTCGAGCCCGGCATGTTCGGCCTGGGTCCCGTCCCGGCGGTGCGGCAGGCGTTGCAGCGCGCCGGCTGGGCGCTGGGCGACATCGAGCGCATCGAGATCAACGAAGCCTTTGCCGCCGTGCCGCTGGCCGTGGCGGCGGAACTGGGCTTGCCCCACGACATTATCAATGTCGACGGCGGCGCGATCGCCCACGGCCACCCGATCGGCGCGACCGGCGCGGTGCTGACGACGCGCCTGCTGCATGCGATGCGCGCGGACGGCATCCGGCGCGGCATCGTCACGCTGTGCATCGGCGGAGGACAAGGAATCGCGCTGGCGCTCGAGGCCCTGGCCTGA
- a CDS encoding acyl-CoA synthetase — MTQLTTRVQAAADLVQPDPYRPRLTVTALADIRRFEQTPLAERRLPDSTYELLRLARDRAPEAPALHYFTSGDELAKSVTITHAQMFGRITQTANLLHSLGLGAGDVIGVLMPVTPESQYAIWGSEATGIACPVNWMLEPEIIAALLRNAGAKAVIAYGPDPDIEAWNKAMLVRRELPGVQHWIKAGGGKASEPGIVDLDAALERFDAESLDSQRVFSPGDTASMFHTGGTTGTPKLALHTHGNEVAMAWISAMQIDVQPEDVRVCGVPMFHVTGVLTNCLMPLARGASVVMLTSSGWRDPSVIRNLWQIVEHFGVTALGMVPSVVNMALNIPVGDADISSLKAASCGTAPLSVAVAEAFERLTGALIFEGYGLTEGTALSATNPRYGQRRIGSIGLPMAYQEMKVVKVVDGRIQRDCAPGEPGIVVVRGPNIFAGYLNPEQNKGIWFDGGWFNTGDLGYADEDGYFWLTGRAKDLIIRGGNNIDPRMIEEALYRHPEVFDAAAVGLPDAHAGELPVAYVALKPGSTYPLGRIKHYAYEVIPERAAVPKQFYLVDAIPKTAVGKIQKNALRSDAVLRAQRQMLAEVNAQSPVPLVDIRIDDRGDQGLLSTLVLPSALSAEEREAAVASIDKAFTTLTIKYAVVYE, encoded by the coding sequence CCGGCCGAGGCTGACGGTGACGGCGCTTGCCGATATCCGCCGCTTCGAGCAGACACCGCTGGCCGAGCGCCGCCTGCCCGACAGCACCTATGAGTTGCTGCGGCTGGCGCGCGACCGCGCGCCGGAGGCGCCCGCCCTGCACTATTTCACCTCCGGCGACGAACTGGCGAAGTCGGTCACCATCACCCATGCGCAGATGTTCGGGCGCATCACGCAGACCGCCAACCTGCTGCACTCGCTCGGCCTCGGCGCCGGTGACGTGATCGGGGTGCTGATGCCGGTGACGCCGGAATCGCAGTACGCGATCTGGGGCAGCGAGGCCACCGGCATTGCCTGCCCGGTCAACTGGATGCTCGAGCCCGAGATCATCGCGGCGCTGCTGCGCAACGCCGGCGCCAAGGCGGTGATCGCCTACGGTCCCGACCCGGATATCGAAGCCTGGAACAAGGCCATGCTGGTGCGCCGCGAATTGCCCGGCGTGCAGCACTGGATCAAGGCGGGCGGCGGCAAGGCGAGCGAGCCGGGCATCGTCGACCTGGACGCCGCGCTCGAGCGCTTCGACGCCGAGTCGCTCGACAGCCAGCGCGTGTTCTCCCCGGGCGACACCGCTTCGATGTTCCATACCGGCGGCACCACCGGCACGCCCAAGCTGGCGCTGCACACCCATGGCAATGAAGTGGCGATGGCGTGGATCAGCGCGATGCAGATCGACGTGCAGCCCGAGGATGTCCGCGTCTGCGGCGTGCCGATGTTCCACGTCACCGGCGTGCTGACCAATTGCCTGATGCCGCTGGCCCGCGGCGCCTCGGTGGTGATGCTGACGTCCAGCGGCTGGCGCGATCCCTCTGTCATCCGCAACCTCTGGCAGATCGTCGAGCACTTCGGCGTCACCGCGCTCGGCATGGTGCCGAGCGTGGTCAACATGGCGCTGAATATCCCGGTCGGCGACGCCGACATCAGCTCGCTCAAGGCGGCCAGCTGCGGCACCGCGCCGTTGTCGGTGGCCGTTGCCGAAGCCTTCGAACGACTGACCGGCGCGCTGATCTTCGAGGGCTACGGCCTGACCGAAGGGACCGCGCTCAGCGCCACCAACCCGCGCTATGGCCAGCGCCGCATCGGCTCCATCGGCCTGCCGATGGCCTACCAGGAGATGAAGGTCGTCAAGGTGGTGGACGGGCGCATCCAGCGCGACTGCGCGCCGGGGGAACCCGGTATCGTGGTGGTGCGCGGTCCCAACATCTTCGCGGGCTACCTGAATCCCGAGCAGAACAAGGGCATCTGGTTCGACGGCGGCTGGTTCAATACCGGCGACCTGGGTTATGCGGACGAGGACGGCTACTTCTGGCTGACCGGGCGGGCCAAGGACCTGATCATCCGCGGGGGCAACAATATCGACCCGCGCATGATCGAAGAGGCGCTGTATCGCCATCCCGAGGTCTTCGATGCCGCCGCGGTCGGCCTGCCTGACGCACACGCCGGGGAGCTGCCGGTGGCGTATGTCGCGCTCAAGCCGGGCAGCACCTACCCGCTCGGCCGGATCAAGCACTACGCCTATGAGGTGATCCCGGAACGCGCCGCCGTGCCCAAGCAGTTCTACCTGGTCGATGCCATTCCCAAGACCGCGGTCGGCAAGATCCAGAAGAATGCGCTGCGCAGCGACGCCGTGCTGCGGGCGCAACGGCAGATGCTTGCCGAGGTCAATGCGCAGTCGCCCGTGCCGCTTGTCGATATCCGCATCGACGACCGGGGCGATCAGGGGCTGCTGTCCACGCTGGTGCTGCCGTCCGCGCTGAGCGCCGAAGAGCGGGAGGCCGCGGTCGCGAGCATCGACAAGGCCTTCACGACGCTGACGATCAAGTACGCGGTGGTCTACGAATAG
- a CDS encoding winged helix-turn-helix transcriptional regulator, protein MPKKPLDQMPCPIARTVARVADSWSVLILREAFYGVTRFDEFQQNLAIAPNMLTRRLNSLVEEGMLERRQYCDRPPRSEYILTERGRDFRQVLLAMLAWGNKHLAPEGESVQLADRRTGARVEPVLVDPATGSPVTGADYHITPGPAASERVRQRLCRSAEA, encoded by the coding sequence ATGCCGAAAAAGCCCCTTGATCAAATGCCATGTCCCATTGCACGCACCGTGGCCCGCGTTGCCGACAGCTGGAGCGTGCTGATCCTGCGCGAGGCCTTCTATGGCGTGACCCGTTTTGACGAGTTCCAGCAGAACCTGGCGATCGCTCCCAATATGCTCACGCGCCGGCTGAACTCGCTGGTCGAGGAAGGGATGCTGGAGCGTCGCCAGTACTGCGACCGGCCGCCGCGTTCCGAATACATCCTGACCGAACGCGGGCGTGATTTCCGCCAGGTGCTGCTGGCCATGCTGGCGTGGGGTAACAAGCATCTCGCGCCCGAAGGCGAAAGCGTGCAGCTGGCGGACCGGCGCACCGGCGCTCGCGTGGAACCGGTGCTGGTGGACCCTGCCACCGGCAGCCCGGTCACCGGCGCCGACTACCACATCACGCCCGGCCCCGCCGCCAGCGAGCGCGTGCGCCAGCGGCTGTGCCGCTCGGCCGAAGCCTGA
- a CDS encoding tripartite tricarboxylate transporter substrate binding protein, whose amino-acid sequence MTIQLSRRRLLQTACGAVPAMLAPSWLRAEGTYPGKPVVVKVAFPAGGPADESIRAAAVVMKRSLGQNVIADNLPGASGSICAMNVLRAANDGYTLLGTTGIDFLVAPLTIASARYAPEKFKLAGFSGISDFILVSNPTLSFKNVDEVIAYAKNPKNRPLSLAHWGPGSAPHLVGADFQARTGVRFLEVPYKGAAPVTSDIAGAQVDLTFIPMGGPTYGMIKSGRFRPIGVASKARHPSLPDVPALAETSGLADFEYSQWAGVLAPPDTPDPVAARLVEAMNAWVGSPENRTRRSVNLQRAIEPMTMAQAQAFLSTEHAKLTRIARSLKLAGQ is encoded by the coding sequence ATGACTATCCAGCTATCGCGCCGGCGCCTGCTGCAAACGGCCTGCGGCGCCGTGCCGGCCATGCTCGCGCCATCCTGGCTGCGCGCCGAAGGGACCTATCCGGGCAAGCCGGTTGTGGTCAAGGTCGCATTTCCCGCCGGCGGGCCGGCCGATGAGTCGATCCGCGCGGCAGCCGTCGTGATGAAGCGAAGCCTTGGGCAGAACGTCATTGCCGACAACCTGCCGGGGGCGAGCGGCTCTATCTGTGCCATGAACGTGCTGCGCGCCGCCAACGACGGCTACACCCTGCTGGGAACGACCGGCATCGACTTCCTGGTCGCGCCGCTGACCATCGCATCGGCCAGGTATGCGCCGGAGAAGTTCAAGCTGGCGGGCTTCAGCGGGATTTCCGACTTCATCCTGGTGTCGAATCCCACGTTGTCGTTCAAAAACGTCGACGAGGTCATCGCCTACGCGAAGAACCCGAAGAACCGCCCGTTGTCACTGGCGCACTGGGGCCCAGGCTCGGCACCCCACCTGGTCGGCGCCGACTTCCAGGCCCGTACCGGCGTGCGCTTCCTGGAAGTCCCGTACAAGGGCGCGGCACCGGTCACCAGCGATATCGCGGGTGCGCAGGTAGACCTGACCTTCATTCCGATGGGCGGCCCGACCTACGGCATGATCAAGTCCGGCCGCTTCCGGCCGATCGGCGTCGCCAGCAAGGCACGGCATCCGTCGCTGCCCGATGTGCCGGCGCTAGCCGAAACCAGCGGACTTGCCGACTTCGAGTACAGCCAGTGGGCAGGGGTGCTGGCGCCGCCGGACACCCCGGACCCCGTGGCGGCACGGCTGGTGGAAGCCATGAATGCCTGGGTGGGCAGCCCGGAAAACCGCACCCGGCGCTCCGTCAACCTGCAGCGCGCGATCGAGCCGATGACGATGGCGCAGGCACAAGCCTTCCTGAGCACCGAACACGCCAAGCTGACCCGTATCGCCAGGAGCCTGAAGCTCGCCGGCCAGTAG
- a CDS encoding MaoC family dehydratase, giving the protein MNIQFIEDLAPGQKYGSGRLTVEPERIKSFAAEFDPQPFHLDEAAARDTLFRGLAASGWHTAALTMRLLVDGELRPAGGIIGAGFEELRWPRPVRPGDALRVESEILEVRTSKSRPDQGIVKVRITTFNQHDEAVQAGVVNLVVQCRPGGTA; this is encoded by the coding sequence ATGAACATCCAATTTATCGAGGATCTGGCGCCAGGCCAGAAATATGGTTCGGGGCGGCTGACCGTCGAGCCCGAGCGGATCAAGTCCTTCGCTGCCGAGTTCGACCCGCAGCCGTTCCACCTCGATGAAGCCGCTGCCCGCGACACGCTGTTCCGCGGCCTGGCCGCGAGCGGCTGGCACACGGCGGCGCTGACCATGCGCCTGCTGGTCGACGGCGAGCTCCGGCCCGCGGGCGGCATCATCGGCGCGGGCTTCGAGGAGCTGCGCTGGCCCAGGCCGGTGCGGCCCGGCGATGCACTGCGTGTCGAGAGCGAGATCCTGGAGGTGCGGACGTCCAAATCGCGTCCTGACCAGGGCATCGTCAAGGTGCGCATCACGACCTTCAACCAGCATGACGAAGCGGTGCAGGCCGGCGTCGTCAACCTGGTGGTGCAGTGCCGTCCCGGCGGCACGGCGTAG
- a CDS encoding DHA2 family efflux MFS transporter permease subunit: MTTASVTTPAAAVATTPDAMSTGAKVFAFGTMCVGMFIALLDIQIVSASLRDIGGALSAGADETVWVQTSYLIAEIIVIPLSGWLSRVMSTRWLFAASAAGFTVTSLLCGVAWDIHSMIVFRALQGFLGGSMIPMVFTTAFAFFTGPQRVIAAATVGGLASLAPTLGPTVGGWITDHFSWHWLFFINLVPGIFVTIAVPLLVKVDRPNWSLVRGADYLGIVMMALFLGCLEYTLEEGPRWDWFDDDVILTTAWIAGVSGVAFIWRTLTYANPIVDLRALKDRNFALGCFFSFVTGIGIFATIYLTPLFLGRVRGFSALDIGLAVFSTGVFQMASIPFYAFLANRVDLRWLMMAGLAMFAVSMWFFAPITHDWGAAQLLLPQALRGMAQQFAVAPTVTLTLGSLPPERLKLASGLFNLMRNLGGAIGIAACATVLNDRGNMHFLREAEHLNIRNEAMGSVLQGLTDQFVAAGHDALDAHTAALRQLWGLAWREAQTQTFGDAFLVILVCFVIATAMVPLMRKVGAPKGPSADAH, translated from the coding sequence ATGACGACGGCCAGCGTGACCACCCCTGCGGCCGCCGTGGCGACGACGCCGGACGCGATGTCCACCGGCGCCAAGGTCTTCGCCTTCGGCACCATGTGCGTGGGCATGTTTATCGCCTTGCTGGACATCCAGATCGTTTCCGCGTCGCTGCGCGATATCGGCGGCGCGTTGTCGGCCGGCGCCGATGAAACGGTATGGGTGCAGACCAGCTACCTGATCGCCGAGATCATCGTCATTCCGCTGTCCGGCTGGCTGTCGCGCGTGATGTCGACGCGCTGGCTGTTCGCCGCCTCGGCGGCCGGCTTCACCGTGACCAGCCTGCTGTGCGGGGTGGCGTGGGATATCCACAGCATGATCGTGTTCCGCGCGTTGCAGGGGTTCCTGGGCGGCTCGATGATCCCGATGGTGTTCACCACGGCTTTCGCGTTCTTCACCGGCCCGCAGCGCGTGATCGCCGCGGCCACCGTCGGCGGGCTGGCTTCGCTGGCGCCCACGCTCGGGCCCACGGTGGGCGGCTGGATCACCGATCATTTCTCGTGGCACTGGCTGTTCTTCATCAACCTGGTGCCGGGCATCTTCGTCACCATCGCGGTGCCGCTGCTGGTCAAGGTCGACCGGCCGAACTGGTCGCTGGTGCGCGGAGCCGATTACCTTGGCATCGTGATGATGGCGCTGTTCCTGGGCTGCCTGGAATACACGCTGGAGGAAGGCCCGCGCTGGGACTGGTTCGACGATGACGTGATCCTGACGACGGCGTGGATCGCCGGCGTGTCGGGCGTGGCCTTCATCTGGCGCACGCTGACCTACGCCAACCCGATCGTCGACCTGCGGGCGCTCAAGGATCGCAACTTCGCACTTGGCTGCTTCTTTTCCTTCGTTACCGGCATCGGCATCTTTGCCACCATCTACCTGACGCCGCTGTTCCTGGGGCGGGTGCGCGGCTTCAGCGCGCTGGACATCGGGCTGGCGGTGTTCTCCACCGGCGTGTTCCAGATGGCTTCGATCCCGTTCTATGCCTTCCTCGCCAACCGCGTCGACCTGCGCTGGCTGATGATGGCCGGGCTGGCGATGTTCGCGGTATCGATGTGGTTCTTTGCGCCCATCACCCACGACTGGGGCGCCGCGCAGCTACTGCTGCCGCAGGCGCTGCGCGGCATGGCACAGCAATTTGCCGTGGCGCCCACCGTGACCCTGACGCTGGGCAGCCTGCCGCCGGAGCGGCTCAAGCTGGCCTCCGGCCTGTTCAACCTGATGCGCAACCTGGGCGGCGCCATCGGCATCGCGGCGTGCGCGACCGTGCTCAACGACCGCGGCAACATGCATTTCCTGCGCGAGGCGGAGCACCTGAATATCCGCAATGAAGCCATGGGCAGCGTGCTGCAAGGGCTCACCGACCAGTTCGTGGCGGCCGGGCACGACGCCCTCGATGCGCATACCGCCGCGCTCAGGCAACTGTGGGGGCTGGCCTGGCGCGAGGCCCAGACGCAGACCTTCGGCGATGCGTTCCTGGTGATCCTGGTCTGCTTCGTCATCGCCACGGCGATGGTGCCGCTGATGCGCAAGGTCGGGGCGCCGAAGGGCCCGTCGGCGGATGCGCATTGA
- a CDS encoding oxepin-CoA hydrolase, alternative type yields MTNFSSLLQRTEGSVRVLTINNPGKRNAIAADLYDNIRAALAAAADDPAIGAIVLTGAGDYFCAGGDLTLISKRRELTYDERIAKLGHLHDVVCKLRDFPKPIVAAVEGGAAGAGFSLALACDLLVASAGAAFSIAYVKVGLTPDGGITGLLAQSLSRQVLTQLALSGDRITAEQLQQFGVVNQLVEAGQAGAAAIALAARLAQGPQQALASIKALCRHAHERTLDDQLEAERVSMAVAQGGAEAAEGIAAFLEKRPVDFARLRRGDPA; encoded by the coding sequence ATGACGAATTTTTCCTCCCTGTTGCAACGCACCGAAGGCAGCGTGCGCGTGCTCACCATCAACAATCCGGGCAAGCGCAACGCCATCGCGGCGGATCTTTATGACAACATCCGCGCCGCTCTGGCCGCCGCCGCGGACGATCCGGCGATCGGCGCTATCGTGCTGACCGGCGCCGGCGACTACTTCTGTGCGGGCGGCGACCTGACATTGATCAGCAAGCGGCGCGAACTGACTTACGACGAGCGCATCGCGAAGCTGGGGCACCTGCACGACGTCGTATGCAAGCTGCGCGACTTTCCCAAGCCGATCGTCGCAGCGGTGGAGGGCGGCGCGGCGGGCGCGGGCTTCTCGCTGGCACTGGCCTGCGACCTGCTGGTGGCATCCGCCGGCGCGGCCTTCTCGATTGCCTATGTAAAAGTGGGGCTGACACCCGATGGCGGCATCACGGGCCTGCTGGCGCAGAGCCTGTCGCGGCAGGTGCTGACGCAGCTCGCGTTGAGCGGCGACCGGATCACGGCCGAGCAGTTGCAGCAGTTCGGCGTGGTCAACCAGCTGGTGGAGGCGGGGCAGGCCGGCGCGGCGGCGATCGCGCTGGCGGCGCGGCTTGCCCAGGGCCCGCAGCAGGCGCTGGCTTCGATCAAGGCGCTGTGCCGGCATGCGCACGAACGCACGCTCGATGACCAGCTCGAAGCGGAACGGGTATCGATGGCCGTGGCCCAGGGCGGCGCAGAAGCCGCGGAGGGCATCGCCGCCTTCCTGGAGAAGCGTCCCGTGGACTTTGCCCGCTTGCGCCGCGGCGATCCGGCATAG
- a CDS encoding 2-dehydropantoate 2-reductase, translated as MKILVLGAGAMGGYYGARLIEAGADVTFLVRPGRAQALERHGLAIRSELGDFHRPVRTALAGQVDAQYDLILLACKTYDLADAIRAVSPAVGRDTAVLPLLNGLGAYDSLDQCFGRERVLGGVAYIATTLAADGTVMHAGRMDRLVIGSRAAQASAIAAEFHALLSRAAGTREISGAIGQELWNKWAMIAAGAVMTCLMRGSVADIMKTQDGRRLMLDAMAECRTVARLCGHAIPEPVAAAMQSRLLDETSTWAASMMRDIAQGAPRIEADAIVGDLIRRAAAHGNELPLSRTAYCHLQVYERQRAASQATA; from the coding sequence ATGAAGATACTGGTACTCGGCGCCGGCGCCATGGGCGGCTACTACGGCGCGCGGCTGATCGAGGCGGGCGCGGACGTCACCTTCCTGGTGCGGCCCGGCCGCGCACAGGCGCTGGAACGCCACGGCCTTGCCATACGCAGCGAACTCGGCGACTTCCATCGCCCGGTCAGGACCGCGCTGGCGGGCCAGGTAGACGCGCAGTACGACCTCATCCTGCTGGCATGCAAGACCTACGACCTGGCCGACGCGATCCGGGCGGTCAGTCCCGCCGTGGGCCGGGACACCGCGGTGCTGCCCTTGCTCAACGGGCTCGGCGCCTATGACTCGCTCGACCAGTGCTTTGGCAGGGAACGCGTGCTGGGTGGGGTCGCCTACATTGCGACCACGCTGGCGGCGGACGGAACCGTCATGCACGCCGGCCGCATGGACCGGCTCGTGATCGGGTCGCGTGCCGCGCAGGCGTCGGCAATTGCCGCGGAATTCCACGCGCTGCTGTCGCGAGCGGCGGGCACGCGTGAAATATCGGGCGCCATCGGGCAGGAACTCTGGAACAAATGGGCCATGATCGCCGCCGGGGCAGTGATGACATGCCTGATGCGCGGCTCGGTGGCGGACATCATGAAGACGCAGGATGGCCGCCGGCTGATGCTCGATGCAATGGCCGAATGCCGCACGGTGGCGCGACTGTGCGGCCATGCCATTCCCGAACCCGTTGCGGCCGCCATGCAGTCACGGCTGCTGGACGAAACCTCGACCTGGGCCGCGTCGATGATGCGGGACATTGCGCAGGGCGCGCCACGCATCGAAGCCGACGCCATCGTCGGCGACCTGATCCGGCGCGCCGCCGCCCACGGGAACGAGCTGCCGTTGAGCCGCACGGCCTATTGCCACCTCCAGGTCTACGAGCGCCAGCGCGCTGCCAGCCAGGCTACTGCCTGA